The sequence below is a genomic window from Bactrocera neohumeralis isolate Rockhampton chromosome 4, APGP_CSIRO_Bneo_wtdbg2-racon-allhic-juicebox.fasta_v2, whole genome shotgun sequence.
AACTAACTAAAtctcaaaaaactattttaatatatcCTTCGCATACTTTTAATTAATCCtcctttaattaaaattgtttgtatttcTAATTCTCCCTTTTAGGTTACGTCCATTATTAAACTCAATCAAAGTTCAATTCCCTCCCTTCTATCAAAACTTACAAATCTGTTGAGAAGACAACTACCGGAAAACCATGTGTCCAGTGTTAAGtggtgaattttaaaatattaacctgcatgtatacataattatatctTAATATTTCGAGATAATGTTGTGAAGTTTTCAATATCTCCACTGTTTCAATAATGCAGACCAATTTAAATTTACTCTTGTTGTTGAAAACTTtcgttttttcgaaaaacttcgAACTTAAGTTTTCTCAAATACAATTTAGTTTGAATTTTCCCACAATCGAAAATTTCAGACTGGAATTTTTCTGCCATTTGAAAACGCAAATATtttgatgtttaaatatttaaattttacttgtgGTTAAAACATGCTGACTCTACTAACCTTACCGTAAATGTCATTGTATcgacaaattttcaataaatagtCAGATTGAAGTTTTCTTCATgtatgatttaatttaattctacccaaaatccaaatttttttcagcacaTAACACATCAgtgttattaatatatgtatagtatatagtataagaTAGTAAAATATGCCAACTAACTGCTATTAGTTCGCTGCGTCTCTCCATATTACACTCGTAAGTATCTGAATTACTTAATAGATATACATGCGTACAGATGTTTGTGATTGGATGTGTCAGAAGAgtagaaaattataaatcagcatttatattataataaatgagcaCATACTGAAACTAGAACACTCAGGTAAAGCGCTTTTAATTAGAAACTCCGAAATTATTCTATTGAACCGATATAACATATAACATAAACCGCCGCTCCAGCAATTCAACCAATTGATGTAGTACATTAATGTCGTATGGACGttcttatgtaaatacatatgtaaatatttatgcctACAATTGTAACTTAAAACaatttcgaaacaaattttgtatcGTAAGTTGGGTTTATTTAGTATCCAGTGCTAATATTTATAAGGTCAAGTCGCACATATGCTCGCTCAGGTCTTTACGATTGGCTAAAGACATCAACATACTCGTATAACATAGCATTTCTTATACTAAAGTTTTGCTCCTACATGctacatatgcacatgtataCACAAATAAATGTTAATATGTAAGTCGCAGATACAAAGTAATGTTATATTTTCAAAGCGCCATTCATTACCTTATCCTTTAATTCTTTCGCCAAGTTGTAGTCAGTTTATACTCTTAGCCAAGCCTCTTACGCTTCCGAGTAATTCTAacaattaaatgtattttatttctttttcgatCTCGTACTTGTAATTTTATGTTCACACACCCACGTTGATATATTACTAATTAACCGCTGTTTGCAACATTTACTCGCCATTCACCCTCATTCCTCATCCTTCGTCAAAAAATGCGCTAATCATCATtgaaaaatgaatataaaaaacattataaacgGTTTATTTGAACACTGGTGTCTTACGCCTAACGcctgtatatttacataaattggTGGCGAAATCGTGCAAaatccaaatatttcaaataaaatctaCACAATTGGAAAAATGTCAATTGAATGAAATGCAAAACCCACCAACTATCCATCCCTCAAATACCTTGACATACAGATTCTGATGCTAGCTTGCAACCGCAATATGCGGAAGAGTTGAATTCTAACGCAGCACCAGCCGGAGttgattactttgaagaagatCATGAGCTGTCCGAAGTTAACAGACAAAACCGCAGTAACTTCTCTTGGCCTCCACCAAAGGAGGATAGCCCCATTGTACCAACGGCGGCACCGCTTTATATTCCTCCACCAGAAACACAACATGTTTTCGCCAAAGCAGCAAACGTTTCACATTCGCAAAAGGAAGATGAAGTGGTTAATAAGCCATCTTTGCATGCAGATGAAATAAAAGATAATGAACACGaacaaaatataaagcaatacCTTCGGTCGAATCGACAAAGCAAGTCGGCACCACATCTAACTATAGATTTGCAACCGCCTGAAATTGAGTCTAGCTCGGAAAGTTTTACATCGACATCAACAACGACGACGACAACGTCAGAGGAATATCAACGTATGTACGCCGCACAGGTGCAAGCCTatcaaatgcaacaaatttatgAGCAGCAATCCGGATCAGAGTTAGATTATCATATGGATATGGAGGTTGCTACTATGCAACAACATCCACAAGATTCCTCCTGTATAAGTTCATCCGAATATATATGTGGACGTCGTAGTGCTCAAGAATGCGTTGAGTCCTTAGTTGCACcattaaatacaaacaaattaatcGATATGGTCAGGGAGGTAACACCTAGTCCAGTTCCTCCGCCGAATATCCAAGGAAATAGACATGTCGTCTTTATAGACGAACCTGAGACAAAAGAAATTCCATCATATAGTGACGAAGAATATAAATCTCAAACCCTAGCTAAAAGCGGCACAGTATCTTCCAATTCTACAGTTCCATCTGATTTACTAGAGGAAAGTGAAACTTTTGTTAAAACAGAACATGCTGAAGTTCAGGAAAGTCAACGTATTTTCCAACCCACTtccgaaattaaaattgaaatagcTCCTGTACGACAAATACCACCGTCTAAAATACCTAACCCTGTGCCCAAGGAATGGATCAACCCCATGGTTAGGGTATTGACTACAGCTCCAGATGTGCCCTTTCACTTAGTAGAGTGCCCATGCCCAAAACCTTGCGATGGTGATTCATTCGAACCATTGGCGCAAGGTCAAACACCACAAGAAACTGTAAAAACTCAAGACGCAAAGGAGAAGGTGTATGCTGAAGAAATCTTACCTATTGAAGAAACTCCACCCAAAGGTTCGTGGCTGGCGAATGCTATAACAACAGCACCAGAGTGGGAGGTACGCTTTGAGCCTCCTCCTTCACAAATAATTCCTCTTCCCGAAGAAACTAAGCCTTATATGCCACCGCCTATTGATATGAAACCGTATATGCGAGAAGATTACCGTCCCAAATCGCCATTTTTAAGTGCACTTACTACAGCACCAGAACGTCCCTTTGAAGGTCATTTTGACAGGGATGTGCCTATTCATTTGCTTGATCTTCCCACACCCAAAGAGCATTTGACCTTGTCAGATGCATTGTGCACGGCACCCGAACGTGCTTATACACCATTAAATCCGGAAAACGCTACCAATGTGTTTGAGGAACAAGAaatcgaaaagaagaaaaagaaacaagaaTTTCAAGTTCTTAATCGTGAAGAAGAATTAGGTATCAAAGCTCTCGATAGTGAGTCCATCGAATACTATACGACGGAAAGGCGAGATTTTTCCCAACATCGTAAATCATCCGCATTTGCGGCAATGCAAGCATTCCAACCAACCCAAGAGCCTTTAATTTCCAATACTCCACGCCAATCCATTGCGTCCTATACAAAAGAAGATTTTGATCCTGATTACCAAGGATACTATAAAGCTAAAGAACGTAATAAAAAGCGCATTGATTACTAtcacaaaaaagaagaagaacttcaGCAACAACATAGTGAaccaatcaaaaatcaaaaaatatcagAGACTAATACATGTCAAATGTCCTCATTAAATTCCTATACCAAACGAAATTCTTCCTCTGAATCCTCTTCCGCAGTCCAAGCAATGTCAAACACCACTTCTACTAGCACGTATGACACCAATTCAACGCATGCCTCAAGGTCATCATATCAAAACAATACTCGTTCCGTTAAGTCTGATGTCAAGGTCGACTTGCACGAAGTCATTGAAGAAACAACTGAAGAGCTTGAACATTCTGAAGTACTATTTCCACCACCATCACCGCTAAGTCACCTTCATGGAAAATCCGCTTCTTCCGGTTTGCACAAGGCTGATACGATACCTAAATATCAACGCAATTGGACAGTATTACCTACTCAAAGTCCTGCTCGTACTCCAGAACCACCAGAGCTTCGTGAAAATATTCCACTTGCTTTTGTAGATGCACCAGTCACTAGTTCATCAAGTAACCCAGTACATAAACCAGTAGCCCAAAGCTGTACAACAATAGCAGCTTCTCAACAATATCAACAGCAACATGAAAAAATATCATCTGCAAATCGTGATTCGATTAAAAGTACAAGTAGCAAATCGTCTTCTCAAGAGCAATCAAAATTGttaatgcaaaacaaaaaacctaTCGTACCTAtcataattgaagaaaaaatagcGCCCCAAGTAACAATGGCTTTTCAATCCTTAGACGAACATTTGCAAACTGACGAGTCACAAACACTAAGTCGCCCTTATACGCCTTCAATTAGCTCAAAACCAGTCCCAGTAATTCCCTATTATCAAACACCGGAAGCGCTGTGCTTTGACGAGTGCCCTGCGACCCATGCTCGTAATTACGATCGTCGGTCAGCTTCACCATTTCCAGATCGTGCACGATCTCCTGCTCCGGGTCCACCACCAAACCCATTAGCAGCTATACGTTCATCAAAACCCATAGATAATAAGTTATCTTCCTTGTCTCCGCGTGTTCTTCAAGCCGGCTCAATTACTACTGGACAAAGTTATTTAGGTGCTCAACaacagctgcagcagcagcaacaacaaacacaaatattatcACACTACGAACAAGCAATCAGTACAGGAAGTCAAAGCTGCATTAATAAACCCGATACAATTAAAACCTGTGAAATTGGTGATTACAAGGTACAAAGCACTGAAAAAGAAGTCCAAAAAGTTCAtcaaaatcaatcaaaattaGATAGCCAAACGAAAATTCAACTTGGAAATACTCAGATTGAGAGTAGGCGACGAGTAACTGAGGAATATGAACACACCCAAAGCGCCCGTTCGGTAGAGATTCGCACTGATTCAAAAACTATCAAATCGAGCCCTGCAAGTGAACGTCGCCAATCGTACGGGAAAACGGGATATGTCGCTAATCAGGCACGTCGCTTATCTGGTTTAGAGCAGGAGATTACCAATCTGACTAGTCAATCTCAGGCCATTAGTGCACGAGCAGCCACACTAACTGAGACATCATTTCCTCAAATAAAGTCGCCCGAACCATCATCGAAATTTCCGACTAAACCGGTGTTACCTCCTCACGATGAACCTCAACGTCCAAACTATTTATTTTCTGCGACCCCTTATAACAAAATGGTTGGTCCGCCACCAGGATTTAatgaacaacagcaacagttaTCACCTGCCATACACTTGTCAAGTGCATATGGATCATCTGTGGTttcgcaacaacagcaatcatTAAGCACATATTCAAGcagcaacttcacttcttcCTCAAGCAAAACATCATCATTATCATCGCAAGCTAATGCCACTAATGTTGGAAGTCTAACAAAAGCTTCTATTACTAATAACAATATAGCTGGAGCGGCAAGTGCCAGGACCACCGGCGCCAGTGCCGTTTGCCCCGTAACGGGTACATTCTGTCGTCCGGGCCACACTTGCTGCAGACAGCAACAGTTGCTAGCGCAATCTTCTGCAACTGACGTAGTTAAttctaatcaaaataatcaCTTAACATATCGGACGAACGCTTCCACAGGTTTAACGGATATAAAGACTAATGCGCAAGCTACTACTATCGCTACCGCTAATGCGGCTAATGCCATTGACACAGGGTCATCGCAAGCGCCACATACCGCTACAGCCGCTGCGGCTACAGCAAGCGCAACTACATCATTTCCGCCACCTAATACCGTTGATAAAAACAAGTCTAACGCTGGTCTCGATGGCTTAACAGGTGTTGGAGGCAAAGGAGCATTTGGTGCTACTTCTGCTCCTAAGCGCGGTCGTGGAATCTTTAACAAAGCAGTTGGTCCTGGTGTTCGTGTACCCTTGTGCAGTAGCTGCAATATCCAGATCAGGTGAATGCTGCATACTGAATTGAGAGTTTggtgttttttggttttatgctatggatgaattgttgttgtttaaatatacttaaatgaaaatgttaagATGTACGTTAAGCATGATAATATATTTTCTGactttttaagttttgtttattaaattgaatttgattTCTACTATTCCGTTAAATATTTGGTTACCCTTTTCTAACCCATTTTATTGATCGAGCATATCCAGCCTTAGGTatacagaaaattttaatatatttacacatgtatgtattttaaattaaccATTTTGGAATGCATacacttttctttaattatatgtGCCGTTTAACCCATTATAACCCTTGGCTCGATACCGTTGTGTttctattttttccattttgcagAGCTTTGCACTAAACCCACTAATGCTAACGCTACACTTCCACACAAAGTAAATTCGAAAATGAATCGGAATATTTCGCACGCTCATCAATCGGATACTGACTTGCAAGCCGATGGTAACGCTACTGCTATGTTGACCGAATCCATTGGTTTAATGAATGTAGGAGATAAGATGGACAATTTTATGACAGAAGCgggaaaaattatttcaaatatgttgGAAGCCCGATTGGCAAATAATCGCGGTACGATGCCGACGTCATCTCACGGTGGTAGTACATCTAGTTTGCGAAGCAATTGTAGCTCCAATCAATCAAGAAGTCCCATGGTAATTCGAAAGCGCTTCGATTTAGAGGACTTCAAAAATGTTGATCCAACTCTTCCAGTGGCTTTGAAACCGGTGGTTACTGTTCAGCAGTTGCCTGAGCAAAATGCATACATTGAAAGTGAGATTACTTGTCAAAAGCCGAATCCAGAAATGTTTTCTCAAAAGGAGCTTAACACTACATTTGCCGCAAAGTTGCCTACTAGCCATCCTATGGGAAAATTACTTGGTATTTGTGATAACAACAAACAGAATTACACCTCAACTCCCCAGACTGTTGACGTTCCACATCATACACATGCGACCGAAACCGACAACTCCATTAAATCAGCTCAGCGGGCTGATATTACAAGTTGTCAATCAAACGATATTCCCTCTGCAAGTAAACCACAAGATGTGATATATCGTGAAAAGACTGGCGGTCCACTAAAACAAAGTTCAAGTCAAAGAGAAGGTGAAATTTCCACTCATGAGCTTGATCGACGGTCATATATCGAACCAACTGATCTCAATGTAAGTGATAGTGCACGAGAAGGACCAGCGTTTAGTATACACGTTCGAGCTCTTGGTCCAAAGTCAAGTAATGGTGAGGGTCTGCCAAACGCAGTTATGCCGCCGGAAAATGAAGAGGTTGTAAGTCAGTTACTAAAAGATGGAAAGCGTCCGATCTGCTGCCAGTGTAATTTAGAAATAACTAAGTGAGTAAACGAGTGTTTATATGATTAACAAAATGTGGCATTACTTTTCTATGTGTTAATATGAATTCAAGttatgcatatgtacgtatgttatATGACATCTCGCTAAGGGAGATTGCAAATAtacatttgttcaaaatattttaaaagtttttgtaatttttccaattCAGAGGACCTTTCATTACGGCATTGGGACGTATCTGGTGTCCGGAACACTTCATTTGTGTAAATGCCAACTGTCGTCGTCCATTGCAGGACATTGGATTCGTTGAGGAGAAAGGCGATCTTTATTGTGAATACTGTTTTGAGAAGTATTTAGCTCCTACATGTAGCAAGTGTGGAAGCAAAATAAAGGTAAGttcgttattattatttaaatgaagTGGAATGAACATTTTTTATCGATTAGGGTGATTGCTTGAATGCCATCGGCAAGCAATTCCATCCAGAATGCTTCACATGTGGTCACTGTGGTAAACTTTTTGGCAACACCCCTTTCTTCTTAGAAGATGGCAATGCATACTGCGAAGCGGATTGGAATGAACTTTTTACAACCAAATGCTTCGCTTGCGGATTCCCAGTTGAAGCAGGTGATAGATGGGTCGAAGCGTTGAACCATAATTATCACAGTCAATGCTTCAATTGTACTgtaagttataaaatttaagtcTTATGTTAAATGTCATTAATATTACTTATGTTTTTTAgtattgtaaacaaaatttggaagGCCAGAGCTTCTACAATAAGGGCGGCCGTCCCTTCTGTAAAAATCACGCGCGCTAAACAATTTGTAACGTTATGTAACTGTACATCAGGGATCACGGATATAACAATACCACCCCACttacaaaatatgcaaaaatcctcgaaaaataacaaaaacctcGAAAAGAAACATTTCTCAGTCTCAATATCACGATTTctgaattaaaataataattctgagttaagttaataatttttggcGTTATTTTGGGAAACCAAATTAACACAACTTTAAATCTAAATGTATTAGCTGTACATGACTAAACGAGAACTCGAACGAAGCTTAAGTACAGTGAAATTCTCTCCACCCTTGGACGTTAAAATATCAAACAATTACTTACAATCGCGCATAATGTGAATAACTGCAACGTGCATACATGTGagaccatatacatacatatgcaaaacagtctctagcgatattttaattgtattgtaaaataaaagtaaatatctaGAATTGTAATCCCGTTTTatcaaattgattttaaatcgttttaaactaattgtgttttaattaaatgtgtttttactttgttttagtttttttttttttgaggcgAAGGCCTTGTATTTTCAGCCtcattgaatatacatacattcaaatttaattacatatacatatatagctattTCTGAAGTCCCTTGTCATAAATGGCGAatgttaattaataataaaaggaaGCTTTCCGAGTTCGATAATTTATCTTGTAATATTACATAAAAgacatttgtatataatatataaacgcACCACGTAAGTAGTAAACAGCACTACAATGTACAGTTAGATTTAATCATTCATTATATACAAttaagggttaagttcgggacGGAGCGATAGTCACTTGGATTTCAACTTGTAAGAAAACTTCAACCTATGCAAGGTTAAGCGCAGCCGAAtttgaattttgcttgtttttttttaaataaattttgagtacaatcagggggcctattctgtaactcgattcgaaaaaaaatttactcgaattcggattttttacattctgtaactcgattttcgaattttcaagccaattttcgaataaaatattcgttaacttttgagttgtagaaagcaaaaaagaaattgtacgtatttattctggcacagggtggtacaactttcggaTAATTATAgtgtagatccgaatttcgaatagaatacattttcgaatcgagatacagaatagggcccCAGATACAGTCGGAACTGCCTATAACGAACTCTTATATAACAATGTTTTCTTTATAGCGAATCAATTATAAGAACACTGTGTTTTGAATCTACCTTGAGTATACAATTTATGATCTCCATATAACGAATTTCCCTATAGCGAATATTTCCTTATAACCAAGCATTTT
It includes:
- the LOC126756538 gene encoding PDZ and LIM domain protein Zasp isoform X1, which encodes MAQPQLLQIKLSRFDAQPWGFRLQGGVDFATPLVVQKVNGGSLAEKAGLIPGDAVLKINDVDVFNLRHKDAQDVVVRSGNNFVLTVQRGGSTWRPHVTPTGNIPQPQQNSPYLQTVTKTSLAHKQQESQHIGCGYNNAARPFANGGDGNVKSIVNKQYNTPVGIYSDESIAETLSAQAEVLAGGVLGVNFKKNEKEYQPDKSEVLKFLREEETGASTPEPPAPANFYWTQSHAIGGNERRTPLSHKHQQVIQEEQPQDESIGTNLQENKLAASSAQRPSLAQPAKPSSSEPADPRVIIMPVCPALQGPEYKAEMEAAAAALQHDDGPRPLSASGHPACALCGVGIVGVFVRIKDKNLHVECFKCATCGTSLKNQGYYNYNNKLYCDIHAKLAALQNPPSGTDGYVPVPIKPNTKLSANTISSALNAHGFSEIPVANGGSVAPPTAPTAPSQDGLQRNNIDLPLPPPPSPTSLQQLGMDNGSEITQELNRLPSLSSASNSLPASSPGHMSQIEVMMEGTVDEMSSGYVSTSPLNSHQASSTSSSTCGIKTNNNAVTQIAALPPPPPPLPPCSQVRQQNEYDMNSQNQFDSGVGGEGFGGISHDSSVGHSGDGKHSLSGGDYNKFLKEYSNKLLTLTKQNNNNTLSNTNILNDGLTPNDNANSYNTNNLINSYHSPSKKSTQTPVQAATHSLQTCDSTTIGSTKTRPTQHSAAVALSPTFANQLKFNSCQQVAKPAATLDPPPPATPDSLSTAPASTAISSTIANSTLLNTANNINSSNNNRESEQLEGATQSIHGKSTNFSSGMLANPSAALDTASNDQPFGEYVTLTGSVIRSVVPPGKGVNINYKVNQGYARPFGAAPAVAPKSPVAYPPQRPAVNPYATLPRTNIGQQDSDASLQPQYAEELNSNAAPAGVDYFEEDHELSEVNRQNRSNFSWPPPKEDSPIVPTAAPLYIPPPETQHVFAKAANVSHSQKEDEVVNKPSLHADEIKDNEHEQNIKQYLRSNRQSKSAPHLTIDLQPPEIESSSESFTSTSTTTTTTSEEYQRMYAAQVQAYQMQQIYEQQSGSELDYHMDMEVATMQQHPQDSSCISSSEYICGRRSAQECVESLVAPLNTNKLIDMVREVTPSPVPPPNIQGNRHVVFIDEPETKEIPSYSDEEYKSQTLAKSGTVSSNSTVPSDLLEESETFVKTEHAEVQESQRIFQPTSEIKIEIAPVRQIPPSKIPNPVPKEWINPMVRVLTTAPDVPFHLVECPCPKPCDGDSFEPLAQGQTPQETVKTQDAKEKVYAEEILPIEETPPKGSWLANAITTAPEWEVRFEPPPSQIIPLPEETKPYMPPPIDMKPYMREDYRPKSPFLSALTTAPERPFEGHFDRDVPIHLLDLPTPKEHLTLSDALCTAPERAYTPLNPENATNVFEEQEIEKKKKKQEFQVLNREEELGIKALDSESIEYYTTERRDFSQHRKSSAFAAMQAFQPTQEPLISNTPRQSIASYTKEDFDPDYQGYYKAKERNKKRIDYYHKKEEELQQQHSEPIKNQKISETNTCQMSSLNSYTKRNSSSESSSAVQAMSNTTSTSTYDTNSTHASRSSYQNNTRSVKSDVKVDLHEVIEETTEELEHSEVLFPPPSPLSHLHGKSASSGLHKADTIPKYQRNWTVLPTQSPARTPEPPELRENIPLAFVDAPVTSSSSNPVHKPVAQSCTTIAASQQYQQQHEKISSANRDSIKSTSSKSSSQEQSKLLMQNKKPIVPIIIEEKIAPQVTMAFQSLDEHLQTDESQTLSRPYTPSISSKPVPVIPYYQTPEALCFDECPATHARNYDRRSASPFPDRARSPAPGPPPNPLAAIRSSKPIDNKLSSLSPRVLQAGSITTGQSYLGAQQQLQQQQQQTQILSHYEQAISTGSQSCINKPDTIKTCEIGDYKVQSTEKEVQKVHQNQSKLDSQTKIQLGNTQIESRRRVTEEYEHTQSARSVEIRTDSKTIKSSPASERRQSYGKTGYVANQARRLSGLEQEITNLTSQSQAISARAATLTETSFPQIKSPEPSSKFPTKPVLPPHDEPQRPNYLFSATPYNKMVGPPPGFNEQQQQLSPAIHLSSAYGSSVVSQQQQSLSTYSSSNFTSSSSKTSSLSSQANATNVGSLTKASITNNNIAGAASARTTGASAVCPVTGTFCRPGHTCCRQQQLLAQSSATDVVNSNQNNHLTYRTNASTGLTDIKTNAQATTIATANAANAIDTGSSQAPHTATAAAATASATTSFPPPNTVDKNKSNAGLDGLTGVGGKGAFGATSAPKRGRGIFNKAVGPGVRVPLCSSCNIQIRGPFITALGRIWCPEHFICVNANCRRPLQDIGFVEEKGDLYCEYCFEKYLAPTCSKCGSKIKGDCLNAIGKQFHPECFTCGHCGKLFGNTPFFLEDGNAYCEADWNELFTTKCFACGFPVEAGDRWVEALNHNYHSQCFNCTYCKQNLEGQSFYNKGGRPFCKNHAR